GGGCATCGCCTATGAGCACGGGCTGGGTGTGCCGGCTGACCGCAAGGCCGCTATGCGCTATTACCGCGCCGCGGCCGCATCGGTGCCGGGGCGGATCTGGGTCTACTCCCCGCCGGTTGGAAAGGAGAGCATGGGCCGGGTCATTCCCGTCGACACCGGGCCGGGCCGCACTGGCCTGCCCGAAGCCCGCGCGGCGCTGGAGCGCCTCACCGCCTCGCGGGACAACGGCGACAGGCCATAAGAACATCCCATGTCTCTGCCGCCGCTTGTCTGACGCCTGCCGGGCGCGCGGCCTATCAGTAGTGCTGGCGCTCCGAATACATCTGCCGGTTGCGCCGACGGCGGCCGGTCAGCAGCGCCGCCGCGCAGCCGACTGCGCCGGCGATCAGCAGCGAGCGCACCGGGTGCTCGGCCACGTTGCGGCTCACCTGGTCCGTTGCGTTCTGCACGGACTGGCGGGCGCTGCCATACCATTCTTGGGCGCGGCCCATCAGTTCCTGGCGGGTGCCTTCGCCCTGCTGGCGCGAGCTGCCGGTAATGTCGCTGGCACCTTGCTGTGCCTTGCCCATGCCGGTCCTCAAAGTGCCTTCAACCCGATCCTGATTCATAACGTCACTCCTGACATTGCCGTGGAAAGAAAAAATCAAAGCGCCATCCCGCCGCCGTCCGGCGCGGCCTTCGGCCGGGCCGGGCGCGCCCCGCGCGGGATGGCGGATCAACGGCGCCGGCCGCGGCCTGTTCCGCCCAGGGCGGCGAAGCGCACCGCCCGCGCCGCGTGCGGAGCATCCGGAAGGCGCATCCTCGCTACATCGCCCGGCGGCGGGCCGACCACTGCATCTCCCGGTCATCCCGGCGGAAGGCCACCATGCCGAGCACAAAACCAAGTGCCGCGGCGATCAGCACGGCGGAAATGGGCTGGTCGGAAACCGTGCGGCCCATGGTGTCGGCGGCGTCCCGCATGGACTCGCGCGCCTGGCCATAAGCCCGCCGGGCCCGGCCGCGCATCCGCTGGCGCATCCCGCGCTCTTCCAGCACCTCGTCTCCGGTCAGGGTGCCAAAGGCCTGCCGCGTGCGGCCCGACATTTCATCCAGGCCGCCTCGTGTTGTCTGCTCGTTCGCCATCTGCTGCCTCCTGTGCGTCAAACTTGGGTCCGGTCCGCCAGTCGGGCGGTCTGGCCGGGCCAGTCAGTGGGTGCTGGGGCTGATGGAGTTCATCGCCCCCATACAGGCCTGTTCGCAGCGGCGGCAGGCCTCGGCGCATACCTGGCAGTGCTCATGGCGCCGGGCATGGCGTTCGCATTCCTCAGCGCACAGGCGGCAGGCGGTGGCGCAGGCCTGCAGGGTTATGCGGATCAACTCTTCATTCGAGCCGGTGCGGCGGGTGGCCACCTTGCCGGTCGTCGCGCACAGGTCCGCGCAGTCAAGGTTCAGGCGGATGCACTGGCGCAACTCCTGCACCATCTCCTCGGCCAGGCACGCATCCGCGCAGGAAATGCAAATTTGGGCGCAATCGTAACATTCCTCGATACAGCGGATGAGAATATCGTTGGTGTTGCCGCGCACGTCGGGGTGCGTGCGGATCATCTGTTCAGCGTGCATGAAATCACCTCTCGCGTTGGCCTTGGGGGAAGAAAAGGGCCAGCCGGGAGAGAGAATGTTCCGCCCGGCTGTTCTCAAAGGAACATCAGCCGGGCAGGGAGGTTCCGGCCCGGTCGTGTTCTGCCTTGCGCTGCCGCCTTGGTCAGTCGAGCCGGGTGAAAAGGCCGTAGAGGGTGGGCTTGAGGTAAAGGTCGATGGCCTGGGGCCCCGTGATGTCCGGCACCAGGCGCACCAGTTCCAGGACGGAGTTGATGCCCGCGTACAGCATCTCAGAGGCCACCAGCGGGTCCACGGCGCGCAGTGAGCCGTCGGCGATTCCGTCTGAAATCATCGAGGCGAAGCGGCGCGAGACGCGGCCGGAGTCGGCCAGTATCGCTCGCCGCAGCGGGTCCGGCAGCACGCTCAGCGCCGAGGCGCGCATCAAGGGGCCCTGCTCCGAAAGCTGGAAGGCGACCAGGCTGGCGGCGGCTGTCGTCAGGCGGGTCCAGCCGTCGCTCTCAAGGGCGCTGGCGGCCAGCTGAGTCTGCCGGGTGATCTCGAAGGTGCGCTCGAAGCAGGCGATCACCAGGTCATCCTTGGCATCGTTGTGGTGGTAGAACGCGCCCTTGGTAACGTTGAGGCTTTCTGAAATCCGCGCCACCGATGCGCCCCGGTAGCCGATCTCGTTGATGAGCCGGGTGGCGGCCATCAAGAAGGCGTCGGCACCGCTGTCCTGCGTGTCCGGCAGGGCGGGTGTCAGGATCTGCGGGGTCCATGCCGCGCCGGGGCGGGCGATGCCGCCCAGCAGCGCATCCAGCAGGCGCGCGGCGAGGCGCGGGGCGTCCTCCGCATCGTAGTGCTCGATCCACACCACCGACCACAGCAGCTGCTCCAGCACCAGGTTGGCGCGGGCGTTGAGGCCGCGTCGGCCGGCCCAGGCCATTTCCGGTCCTTCCATCAGGCCGCGCAGCCGCCGCACCATGGCCTGAAGCGCATTTCGCACCACGCCGGCATGGGGCGGCCGCAGCGCGCGCACTTCGTCGAACCGCGCCATCGGCGGGGCCTCGCCCGCGCGGATGAGAAACTGGTTCTCCAGGTACAGCCGTATCAGCGTCTCCAGCCGGGCAGCGGGGGTGGGCTCGGCGCTGGCGGCCTCGATCATGGCATCCCAGCGTTCGACGGCGCGCACCATGCAGGCGGAGACCAGGTCCTCCTTGCGCGGAAAATAATAGGCGACGCTGGTGGTGGTCAGCCCCACGGCGCCGGCCACTTCGGCAAAGGTTACGCCCCGCACGCCCTGCTGGTTGAGAATATCGACGGCCGCGGCCAGGACGGTCTCCTTGCGCGCGTTGTACCGGTTGGTTGCAGCCGGCCGTGCCGTCATCTTGCCCTCGGGTTGCGTTGCTCTGGGCCCCCGCGTCTTGCCGGGGTCATCTGCGGTGCACCATAAATTGCGCCTTGCCCCCTGCAAAGCAGGCAATGGCGGGGGAGGGGCCTGTTGATGGGGAGGGCCCCCACGCAAAAGCTCTTGAGAACAAAGAAGGAACATGCCAGCATCCGCCTCCTGCGCCGAGGGAAGGAAGGAGAAAAATCATGACCGCATTTGCGCTTGAGGAAGGGCCGGACGGGCAGCCGCGCTGCGCCTGGTGCCTGGCAACCCCCGCCTATCGGCGCTACCACGATACTGAATGGGGTTTTCCGGTGGGCGATGACCGGCTGCTGTTTGAGAAGGTCAGCCTCGAAGGCTTCCAGTGCGGTCTCAGCTGGCTCACCATTCTCAACAAGCGGGAGGCTTTCCGCGCCGCCTTTGCCAACTTCGATTTTGAGATGGTGGCGCGCTTTGGCGAGGCGGATGTGGAGC
The window above is part of the Pedomonas mirosovicensis genome. Proteins encoded here:
- a CDS encoding CsbD family protein, whose translation is MNQDRVEGTLRTGMGKAQQGASDITGSSRQQGEGTRQELMGRAQEWYGSARQSVQNATDQVSRNVAEHPVRSLLIAGAVGCAAALLTGRRRRNRQMYSERQHY
- a CDS encoding four-helix bundle copper-binding protein; protein product: MHAEQMIRTHPDVRGNTNDILIRCIEECYDCAQICISCADACLAEEMVQELRQCIRLNLDCADLCATTGKVATRRTGSNEELIRITLQACATACRLCAEECERHARRHEHCQVCAEACRRCEQACMGAMNSISPSTH
- a CDS encoding TetR/AcrR family transcriptional regulator codes for the protein MTARPAATNRYNARKETVLAAAVDILNQQGVRGVTFAEVAGAVGLTTTSVAYYFPRKEDLVSACMVRAVERWDAMIEAASAEPTPAARLETLIRLYLENQFLIRAGEAPPMARFDEVRALRPPHAGVVRNALQAMVRRLRGLMEGPEMAWAGRRGLNARANLVLEQLLWSVVWIEHYDAEDAPRLAARLLDALLGGIARPGAAWTPQILTPALPDTQDSGADAFLMAATRLINEIGYRGASVARISESLNVTKGAFYHHNDAKDDLVIACFERTFEITRQTQLAASALESDGWTRLTTAAASLVAFQLSEQGPLMRASALSVLPDPLRRAILADSGRVSRRFASMISDGIADGSLRAVDPLVASEMLYAGINSVLELVRLVPDITGPQAIDLYLKPTLYGLFTRLD